A genomic region of Canis aureus isolate CA01 chromosome 16, VMU_Caureus_v.1.0, whole genome shotgun sequence contains the following coding sequences:
- the EMC6 gene encoding ER membrane protein complex subunit 6 yields the protein MAAVVAKREGPPFISEAAVRGNAAVLDYCRTSVSALSGATAGILGLTGLYGFIFYLLASVLLSLLLILKAGRRWNKYFKSRRPLFTGGLVGGLFTYVLFWTFLYGMVHVY from the coding sequence ATGGCCGCTGTGGTGGCCAAGCGGGAAGGGCCGCCGTTCATCAGCGAGGCAGCTGTGCGGGGCAACGCCGCCGTCCTCGATTACTGCCGCACCTCGGTGTCCGCGCTGTCGGGGGCCACGGCCGGCATCCTCGGCCTCACCGGCCTTTACGGCTTCATCTTCTACCTGCTCGCCTCCGTCCTGCTCTCCCTGCTCCTGATCCTCAAGGCGGGAAGGCGGTGGAACAAGTACTTTAAGTCACGCAGACCTCTCTTCACCGGCGGCCTGGTCGGCGGCCTCTTCACCTACGTCCTGTTCTGGACGTTCCTCTACGGCATGGTGCACGTCTACTGA
- the TAX1BP3 gene encoding tax1-binding protein 3, with product MSYIPGQPVTAVVQRVEIHKLRQGENLILGFSIGGGIDQDPSQNPFSEDKTDKGIYVTRVSEGGPAEIAGLQIGDKIMQVNGWDMTMVTHDQARKRLTKRSEEVVRLLVTRQSLQKAVQQSMLS from the exons ATGTCCTACATCCCGGGCCAGCCGGTCACCGCCGTGGTG CAAAGAGTTGAAATTCACAAGCTGCGTCAAGGTGAGAACTTAATACTGGGCTTCAGCATTGGAGGTGGAATTGACCAGGATCCCTCCCAGAATCCCTTCTCAGAAGATAAAACAGACAAG GGCATTTATGTCACACGAGTATCTGAAGGAGGCCCTGCTGAAATTGCTGGGCTGCAGATTGGAGACAAGATTATGCAG GTGAATGGCTGGGACATGACCATGGTCACACACGACCAAGCCCGGAAGCGGCTCACCAAGCGCTCGGAGGAGGTGGTGCGCCTGCTAGTGACCCGACAGTCGCTGCAGAAGGCAGTGCAGCAGTCCATGCTGTCCTAG
- the CTNS gene encoding cystinosin isoform X2 translates to MIRSWLIICILLPLQLIEKCGSTVDFTVPATVELENGSSANTSIILQHPLNATLVITFQITFRSKNVTILDLPNEVVVPPGVTESSFQVTSQNVGQVTVYLHGNHSNQTSPRIRFLVIHSHVISIINQVIGWIYFVSWSISFYPQVITNWRRKSVVGLSFDFVALNLTGFVAYSVFNIGLLWVPSIKEQFFLKYPNGVNPVDSNDVFFSLHAVALTLVVMVQCFLYERGTQHVSWPAISFLVLSWVFVLVTMILAAVRVITWLQFLFCFSYIKLAVTLIKYFPQAYMNFHYKSTEGWSIGNVLLDFTGGSFSLLQMFLQSYNNDQWTLIFGDPTKFGLGIFSIFFDIVFFIQHFCLYRKKPGLQAAQTGSDSHPRQDWVLSLEPKALT, encoded by the exons ATGATAAGGAGTTGGCTGATTATTTGTATCCTTCTTCCCCTGCAGCTTATAGAGAAATGTG GGTCGACAGTTGACTTCACTGTTCCTGCTACAGTAGAGCTGGAAAATGGAAGCTCAGCCAACACCAGCATCATCCTTCA GCATCCATTAAATGCAACCTTGGTGATCACTTTTCAAATCACATTTCGTTCAAAAAATGTTACTATCCTTGACCTCCCTAATGAA GTTGTGGTGCCTCCGGGAGTGACAGAGTCCTCTTTCCAAGTGACATCTCAAAATGTTGGACAAGTTACTGTTTATCTGCACGGAAATCATTCCAACCAGACCAG CCCAAGGATCCGCTTCTTGGTCATCCACAGCCATGTCATTAGCATCATAAACCAGGTGATCGGCTGGATTTACTTTGTGTCCTGGTCCATCTCCTTCTACCCCCAGGTGATCACCAATTGGAGGCGGAAAAG TGTCGTTGGTCTAAGCTTTGATTTCGTGGCCCTAAACCTGACAGGCTTCGTGGCCTATAGCGTGTTCAACATTGGTCTCCTCTGGGTACCCTCCATCAAG GAGCAGTTTTTCCTCAAATACCCCAATGGAGTGAACCCCGTGGACAGTAATGACGTCTTCTTCAGCCTGCACGCCGTCGCCCTCACCCTGGTTGTCATGGTGCAGTGCTTCCTGTATGAG CGGGGCACCCAGCACGTGTCCTGGCCTGCCATCAGCTTTCTGGTGCTCTCGTGGGTCTTCGTGCTTGTCACCATGATTTTGGCTGCAGTCAGGGTGATCACATGGCTGcagtttctcttctgcttctcctaCATCAAGCTCGCAGTGACGCTGATCAAGTATTTTCCACAG GCCTACATGAACTTTCACTACAAAAGCACCGAGGGCTGGAGCATTGGCAACGTGCTTCTGGACTTCACTGGGGGCAGCTTCAGCCTCCTCCAGATGTTCCTCCAGTCCTATAATAATG ACCAGTGGACACTGATCTTTGGAGACCCAACCAAGTTCGGACTCGGcatcttctccatcttcttcGATATCGTCTTCTTCATTCAGCACTTCTGCTTATACAGAAAGAAACCAGG gcTTCAGGCAGCACAAACGGGTTCTGACAGCCATCCCAGGCAGGATTgggtgctgagcttggagccgaAGGCCTTGACCTAA
- the CTNS gene encoding cystinosin isoform X1: protein MRSDVRDSHPSFPCGLEFPDLMVWILPGSTVDFTVPATVELENGSSANTSIILQHPLNATLVITFQITFRSKNVTILDLPNEVVVPPGVTESSFQVTSQNVGQVTVYLHGNHSNQTSPRIRFLVIHSHVISIINQVIGWIYFVSWSISFYPQVITNWRRKSVVGLSFDFVALNLTGFVAYSVFNIGLLWVPSIKEQFFLKYPNGVNPVDSNDVFFSLHAVALTLVVMVQCFLYERGTQHVSWPAISFLVLSWVFVLVTMILAAVRVITWLQFLFCFSYIKLAVTLIKYFPQAYMNFHYKSTEGWSIGNVLLDFTGGSFSLLQMFLQSYNNDQWTLIFGDPTKFGLGIFSIFFDIVFFIQHFCLYRKKPGLQAAQTGSDSHPRQDWVLSLEPKALT, encoded by the exons ATGAGGTCAGATGTCAGGGACTCACATCCCAGTTTCCCCTGTGGGCTTGAGTTCCCTGACCTAATGGTTTGGATCCTTCCAGGGTCGACAGTTGACTTCACTGTTCCTGCTACAGTAGAGCTGGAAAATGGAAGCTCAGCCAACACCAGCATCATCCTTCA GCATCCATTAAATGCAACCTTGGTGATCACTTTTCAAATCACATTTCGTTCAAAAAATGTTACTATCCTTGACCTCCCTAATGAA GTTGTGGTGCCTCCGGGAGTGACAGAGTCCTCTTTCCAAGTGACATCTCAAAATGTTGGACAAGTTACTGTTTATCTGCACGGAAATCATTCCAACCAGACCAG CCCAAGGATCCGCTTCTTGGTCATCCACAGCCATGTCATTAGCATCATAAACCAGGTGATCGGCTGGATTTACTTTGTGTCCTGGTCCATCTCCTTCTACCCCCAGGTGATCACCAATTGGAGGCGGAAAAG TGTCGTTGGTCTAAGCTTTGATTTCGTGGCCCTAAACCTGACAGGCTTCGTGGCCTATAGCGTGTTCAACATTGGTCTCCTCTGGGTACCCTCCATCAAG GAGCAGTTTTTCCTCAAATACCCCAATGGAGTGAACCCCGTGGACAGTAATGACGTCTTCTTCAGCCTGCACGCCGTCGCCCTCACCCTGGTTGTCATGGTGCAGTGCTTCCTGTATGAG CGGGGCACCCAGCACGTGTCCTGGCCTGCCATCAGCTTTCTGGTGCTCTCGTGGGTCTTCGTGCTTGTCACCATGATTTTGGCTGCAGTCAGGGTGATCACATGGCTGcagtttctcttctgcttctcctaCATCAAGCTCGCAGTGACGCTGATCAAGTATTTTCCACAG GCCTACATGAACTTTCACTACAAAAGCACCGAGGGCTGGAGCATTGGCAACGTGCTTCTGGACTTCACTGGGGGCAGCTTCAGCCTCCTCCAGATGTTCCTCCAGTCCTATAATAATG ACCAGTGGACACTGATCTTTGGAGACCCAACCAAGTTCGGACTCGGcatcttctccatcttcttcGATATCGTCTTCTTCATTCAGCACTTCTGCTTATACAGAAAGAAACCAGG gcTTCAGGCAGCACAAACGGGTTCTGACAGCCATCCCAGGCAGGATTgggtgctgagcttggagccgaAGGCCTTGACCTAA
- the CTNS gene encoding cystinosin isoform X4 → MVVVPPGVTESSFQVTSQNVGQVTVYLHGNHSNQTSPRIRFLVIHSHVISIINQVIGWIYFVSWSISFYPQVITNWRRKSVVGLSFDFVALNLTGFVAYSVFNIGLLWVPSIKEQFFLKYPNGVNPVDSNDVFFSLHAVALTLVVMVQCFLYERGTQHVSWPAISFLVLSWVFVLVTMILAAVRVITWLQFLFCFSYIKLAVTLIKYFPQAYMNFHYKSTEGWSIGNVLLDFTGGSFSLLQMFLQSYNNDQWTLIFGDPTKFGLGIFSIFFDIVFFIQHFCLYRKKPGLQAAQTGSDSHPRQDWVLSLEPKALT, encoded by the exons ATG GTTGTGGTGCCTCCGGGAGTGACAGAGTCCTCTTTCCAAGTGACATCTCAAAATGTTGGACAAGTTACTGTTTATCTGCACGGAAATCATTCCAACCAGACCAG CCCAAGGATCCGCTTCTTGGTCATCCACAGCCATGTCATTAGCATCATAAACCAGGTGATCGGCTGGATTTACTTTGTGTCCTGGTCCATCTCCTTCTACCCCCAGGTGATCACCAATTGGAGGCGGAAAAG TGTCGTTGGTCTAAGCTTTGATTTCGTGGCCCTAAACCTGACAGGCTTCGTGGCCTATAGCGTGTTCAACATTGGTCTCCTCTGGGTACCCTCCATCAAG GAGCAGTTTTTCCTCAAATACCCCAATGGAGTGAACCCCGTGGACAGTAATGACGTCTTCTTCAGCCTGCACGCCGTCGCCCTCACCCTGGTTGTCATGGTGCAGTGCTTCCTGTATGAG CGGGGCACCCAGCACGTGTCCTGGCCTGCCATCAGCTTTCTGGTGCTCTCGTGGGTCTTCGTGCTTGTCACCATGATTTTGGCTGCAGTCAGGGTGATCACATGGCTGcagtttctcttctgcttctcctaCATCAAGCTCGCAGTGACGCTGATCAAGTATTTTCCACAG GCCTACATGAACTTTCACTACAAAAGCACCGAGGGCTGGAGCATTGGCAACGTGCTTCTGGACTTCACTGGGGGCAGCTTCAGCCTCCTCCAGATGTTCCTCCAGTCCTATAATAATG ACCAGTGGACACTGATCTTTGGAGACCCAACCAAGTTCGGACTCGGcatcttctccatcttcttcGATATCGTCTTCTTCATTCAGCACTTCTGCTTATACAGAAAGAAACCAGG gcTTCAGGCAGCACAAACGGGTTCTGACAGCCATCCCAGGCAGGATTgggtgctgagcttggagccgaAGGCCTTGACCTAA
- the CTNS gene encoding cystinosin isoform X3 produces MIRSWLIICILLPLQLIEKCGSTVDFTVPATVELENGSSANTSIILQHPLNATLVITFQITFRSKNVTILDLPNEVVVPPGVTESSFQVTSQNVGQVTVYLHGNHSNQTSPRIRFLVIHSHVISIINQVIGWIYFVSWSISFYPQVITNWRRKSVVGLSFDFVALNLTGFVAYSVFNIGLLWVPSIKEQFFLKYPNGVNPVDSNDVFFSLHAVALTLVVMVQCFLYERGTQHVSWPAISFLVLSWVFVLVTMILAAVRVITWLQFLFCFSYIKLAVTLIKYFPQAYMNFHYKSTEGWSIGNVLLDFTGGSFSLLQMFLQSYNNDQWTLIFGDPTKFGLGIFSIFFDIVFFIQHFCLYRKKPGYDQLN; encoded by the exons ATGATAAGGAGTTGGCTGATTATTTGTATCCTTCTTCCCCTGCAGCTTATAGAGAAATGTG GGTCGACAGTTGACTTCACTGTTCCTGCTACAGTAGAGCTGGAAAATGGAAGCTCAGCCAACACCAGCATCATCCTTCA GCATCCATTAAATGCAACCTTGGTGATCACTTTTCAAATCACATTTCGTTCAAAAAATGTTACTATCCTTGACCTCCCTAATGAA GTTGTGGTGCCTCCGGGAGTGACAGAGTCCTCTTTCCAAGTGACATCTCAAAATGTTGGACAAGTTACTGTTTATCTGCACGGAAATCATTCCAACCAGACCAG CCCAAGGATCCGCTTCTTGGTCATCCACAGCCATGTCATTAGCATCATAAACCAGGTGATCGGCTGGATTTACTTTGTGTCCTGGTCCATCTCCTTCTACCCCCAGGTGATCACCAATTGGAGGCGGAAAAG TGTCGTTGGTCTAAGCTTTGATTTCGTGGCCCTAAACCTGACAGGCTTCGTGGCCTATAGCGTGTTCAACATTGGTCTCCTCTGGGTACCCTCCATCAAG GAGCAGTTTTTCCTCAAATACCCCAATGGAGTGAACCCCGTGGACAGTAATGACGTCTTCTTCAGCCTGCACGCCGTCGCCCTCACCCTGGTTGTCATGGTGCAGTGCTTCCTGTATGAG CGGGGCACCCAGCACGTGTCCTGGCCTGCCATCAGCTTTCTGGTGCTCTCGTGGGTCTTCGTGCTTGTCACCATGATTTTGGCTGCAGTCAGGGTGATCACATGGCTGcagtttctcttctgcttctcctaCATCAAGCTCGCAGTGACGCTGATCAAGTATTTTCCACAG GCCTACATGAACTTTCACTACAAAAGCACCGAGGGCTGGAGCATTGGCAACGTGCTTCTGGACTTCACTGGGGGCAGCTTCAGCCTCCTCCAGATGTTCCTCCAGTCCTATAATAATG ACCAGTGGACACTGATCTTTGGAGACCCAACCAAGTTCGGACTCGGcatcttctccatcttcttcGATATCGTCTTCTTCATTCAGCACTTCTGCTTATACAGAAAGAAACCAGGGTACGACCAACTGAACTAG